Proteins from a single region of Neodiprion virginianus isolate iyNeoVirg1 chromosome 4, iyNeoVirg1.1, whole genome shotgun sequence:
- the LOC124302415 gene encoding exosome complex component CSL4, which produces MDEKNEPIVCVPGQRLCLSDKVNVPGPGTYEQHGYIYAKLAGVVNLVKDEHKSTVEVHGIREQSIVPAPGDIVTAEVMVVNQRFCKCVIKCIGDVVLTRPYRGILRKEDVRATEKDKTEMYKSFKPGDIILARVLPLTEVHTYQLSTAENELGVVIAHSEEGVSMVPVSWTEMQCPETLNKELRKVAKVVPEHIVNEK; this is translated from the exons ATGGACGAAAAAAATGAGCCAATAGTGTGTGTTCCAG GTCAGAGGCTCTGTTTGTCGGACAAAGTAAACGTTCCAGGACCGGGAACTTACGAGCAGCACGGATATATTTATGCAAAATTAGCAGGAGTGGTGAACTTGGTTAAAGATGAACAC AAGAGCACAGTCGAGGTGCACGGCATAAGAGAACAAAGCATTGTCCCAGCTCCCGGAGACATTGTAACAGCCGAGGTAATGGTCGTTAATCAAAGGTTTTGCAAATGCGTTATAAAATGCATTGGGGATGTGGTTTTGACCAGACCTTACAGAGGCATTTTAAGAAAAGAAGACGTCAGGGCTACGGAAAAAGATAAGACTGAAATGTACAAATCTTTTAAACCAGGAGATATTATTCTGGCTAGAGTT TTACCTCTCACCGAAGTCCATACTTATCAGCTTTCCACTGCCGAGAACGAATTGGGAGTCGTTATCGCTCACAGCGAAGAGG gtGTTTCTATGGTACCTGTAAGTTGGACGGAAATGCAGTGCCCGGAGACCCTAAACAAAGAATTGCGCAAAGTAGCTAAAGTTGTACCGGAGCATATcgttaatgaaaaataa
- the LOC124302414 gene encoding syntaxin-8 produces the protein MALVRIEDGDPWLTEYESCDKLFREIMEQLTLRNRESRTSQNYASLSANIRLRMKQYSGEVEQLKSKVDEDFKMRSITREEAERRWRQIEQLQSKDVQLQQLYNARSSSLASDRARLMQPNSSAFADMGTTSWGLEEDDDQPIDIQVSVEDLKVQKLRLLQEQDEGLEALSKVISRQKDIANTINNEVDHQNEIIDDLADHMERTDQRLINGTRQVGIIDRKDRTCGYWIVIILLFISIIAVAVV, from the exons ATGGCGCTGGTTCGCATCGAGGACGGTGATCCGTG GCTCACCGAATATGAGTCGTGTGATAAGCTGTTCAGAGAGATTATGGAACAGTTGACACTTCGCAACAGGGAATCACGAACGTCTCAGAATTATGCCAGTTTGTCAGCTAATATTCGCCTGCGCATGAAGCAGTACAGCGGAGAGGTAGAGCAACTGAAAAGTAAGGTCGATGAGGACTTTAAAATGCGATCGAT AACTAGGGAAGAAGCTGAACGAAGATGGCGTCAGATCGAACAGCTGCAAAGCAAAGACGTGCAGCTTCAGCAGCTCTACAATGCACGCAGCAGTAGCCTCGCCTCTGATCGAGCCAGACTCATGCAACCCAATTCTTCAGCTTTTGCCGATATGGGAACGACCAGCTGGGGACTAGAAGAAGACGACGATCAGCCTATTGACATTCAAGTATCTGTCGAAGATTTGAAAGTTCAAAAGTTACGACTTTTGCAAG AACAAGATGAAGGTCTGGAAGCATTGTCAAAAGTTATTTCTCGACAAAAGGATATCGCAAACACCATTAATAATGAAGTCGATCATCAGAATG AAATAATCGATGATCTGGCCGATCACATGGAGAGGACCGATCAACGATTAATCAATGGAACTCGCCAAGTCGGTATAATTGATCGTAAAGATCGAACGTGCGGTTATTGGATTGTTATCATCTTGTTATTTATCAGCATAATTGCAGTTGCCGTAGTTTAA
- the LOC124302410 gene encoding ABC transporter G family member 20 isoform X2, whose product MEIEADQDYGLLGASGCGKTTLLSCIIGRRRLNSGEIWVLGGRPGSKGSGVPGPRVGYMPQELALYSEFSIRETFIFFGWCAGMTTQQVDEKLEFLLKLLQLPGEDRFVKSLSGGQQRRVSFAAALLPDPELLILDEPTVGVDPVLRQSIWDHLVTITRDGNRTVIITTHYIEETRQASIIGLMRGGKFLAEESPTRLMAMHRLDTLEEVFLKLSRKQNMGLRRRSSILSSVVGVPPEVNIDDEMSGEFGDNVSISSRRRSIAITPTDDDMVLDLPPEEKGSKSSFKMLDPCHMKALIWKNFLWMWRNFGIMAFVIGLPVVQIILFCLLIGKDPVGLKLAVVNNELNNSLDPCTVYDGCDMTLLSCRYMQHLKERKVVLVPYETDEKAKYALKKGWAWAVLNFPSNYSESLIDRIDHGRDADEWSIKYSDVDVTMDMSNQQIGQLLQRDLLYAFMDFAKNVSHDCHYNEKATAIPMDFRTPIYGPKEPNFTDFAAPGIILTIIFFLSVALTSGALLLERNEGLMERSLVSGITGTEILFGQVVTQFVVMCGQTLMVLVFSFAVFKLTCHGSIALVTVLTVLTGLCGMCFGFVVACACDNERSATYMAMGSFLPIVMLCGIIWPVEGMNPVLRYISFILPLTKSTESIRAMLGKGWPISQPAVYDGFISTFLWIIIFLTLSILLIKFKKG is encoded by the exons ATGGAAATTGAAGCCGATCAAGA CTACGGATTGCTCGGCGCGAGCGGATGTGGAAAGACGACGTTGCTTTCCTGCATCATCGGCAGACGACGGTTAAACTCCGGTGAAATATGGGTCCTGGGCGGTCGTCCTGGCTCCAAGGGATCCGGAGTTCCGGGACCTCGGGTGGGTTACATGCCTCAAGAGTTAGCACTGTACAGCGAATTCTCGATACGAGAAACGTTCATCTTCTTCGGGTGGTGCGCAGGCATGACGACCCAGCAGGTTGACGAGAAGCTCGAATTCCTGCTCAAG ctgcTCCAGCTACCGGGAGAAGATCGTTTCGTAAAGAGCTTGTCGGGAGGCCAGCAGAGGCGAGTCTCGTTCGCAGCGGCGCTGCTTCCAGATCCAGAGTTGCTGATCCTGGACGAGCCGACGGTCGGTGTGGACCCGGTGCTGCGGCAGAGCATCTGGGACCACCTGGTTACCATAACTAGAGACGGGAACAGAACTGTGATAATAACTACTCACTATATAGAGGAGACGAGGCAGGCCAGCATCATCGGTTTAATGAGGGGGGGTAAATTCCTCGCCGAGGAATCGCCCACCAGACTAATGGCCATGCACAGACTCGACACCCTCGAGGAGGTTTTCCTCAAGCTAAGCCGCAAGCAGAACATGGGACTGAGAAGAAGGAGCAGCATCCTTAGCAGCGTCGTCGGTGTTCCTCCTGAAGTG AACATAGACGACGAGATGAGCGGAGAGTTTGGTGACAACGTCAGTATATCGAGCCGACGAAGAAGCATCGCGATAACCCCAACCGACGACGATATG GTTCTCGATCTGCCACCCGAGGAAAAGGGATCGAAATCGTCATTCAAAATGCTGGATCCTTGTCACATGAAAGCTCTGATATGGAAGAACTTTTTATGGATGTGGCGAAATTTCGG CATAATGGCTTTCGTTATCGGATTGCCAGTGGTGCAAATAATTCTGTTTTGCTTATTGATCGGAAAGGATCCGGTCGGACTGAAACTCGCTGTAGTAAACAATGAGCTCAACAATTCATTGGATCCGTGCACGGTTTACGACGGATGTGACATGACGCTACTGAGTTGTCGGTACATGCAGCAtttgaaagagagaaaggtCGTTCTCGTTCCGTACGAAACCGACGAGAAGGCTAAATATGCGTTAAAGAAGGGATGGGCATGGGCGGTGTTGAACTTCCCTTCAAATTACTCCGAGTCTCTTATCGATCGAATCGACCATGGCAGAGACGCCGACGAATGGAGCATCAAGTATTCGGATGTCGATGTTACGATGGACATGTCGA ATCAGCAAATCGGGCAGCTACTTCAAAGGGATCTGCTATACGCTTTTATGGACTTCGCTAAAAATGTTTCGCACGATTGTCACTACAATGAAAAAGCTACCGCCATTCCGATGGAT TTTCGAACGCCAATTTATGGACCCAAGGAACCCAACTTCACGGACTTTGCTGCACCCGGAATTATATTGAC gatcattttcttcctttccgTTGCTTTGACGTCTGGAGCGCTGCTTCTTGAAAGAAACGAAGGTCTAATGGAAAGAAGTTTAGTTTCCG GTATCACCGGTACGGAGATTTTGTTCGGCCAGGTGGTGACCCAGTTCGTTGTTATGTGCGGCCAAACATTGATGGTCCTAGTCTTTTCGTTCGCGGTATTCAAGCTGACATGTCATGGCAGCATCGCTTTGGTGACGGTTCTGACGGTGCTGACGGGGCTCTGTGGAATGTGCTTCG GTTTCGTGGTTGCCTGTGCCTGCGACAACGAACGAAGCGCAACTTACATGGCGATGGGTTCTTTTCTGCCAATCGTCATGCTCTGTGGGATTATTTGGCCAGTCGAGGGGATGAATCCGGTCCTCAGATACATCAGCTTTATCTTGCCGTTGACGAAGAGCACAGAGTCAATCAGGGCGATGCTCGGTAAAGGATGGCCCATATCTCAGCCAGCCGTTTACGACGGTTTCATCTCCACGTTCCTGTGGATAATAATATTCCTCACATTATCGATATTGCTGATTAAGTTCAAGAAGGGTTAA
- the LOC124302410 gene encoding ABC transporter G family member 20 isoform X1, translating into MDIAGGAAGTNASLELKTRRAQFQPQTSTVATRRRQAICVRRAFKKYGPKKNPNVILDGLNMTVPKGSIYGLLGASGCGKTTLLSCIIGRRRLNSGEIWVLGGRPGSKGSGVPGPRVGYMPQELALYSEFSIRETFIFFGWCAGMTTQQVDEKLEFLLKLLQLPGEDRFVKSLSGGQQRRVSFAAALLPDPELLILDEPTVGVDPVLRQSIWDHLVTITRDGNRTVIITTHYIEETRQASIIGLMRGGKFLAEESPTRLMAMHRLDTLEEVFLKLSRKQNMGLRRRSSILSSVVGVPPEVNIDDEMSGEFGDNVSISSRRRSIAITPTDDDMVLDLPPEEKGSKSSFKMLDPCHMKALIWKNFLWMWRNFGIMAFVIGLPVVQIILFCLLIGKDPVGLKLAVVNNELNNSLDPCTVYDGCDMTLLSCRYMQHLKERKVVLVPYETDEKAKYALKKGWAWAVLNFPSNYSESLIDRIDHGRDADEWSIKYSDVDVTMDMSNQQIGQLLQRDLLYAFMDFAKNVSHDCHYNEKATAIPMDFRTPIYGPKEPNFTDFAAPGIILTIIFFLSVALTSGALLLERNEGLMERSLVSGITGTEILFGQVVTQFVVMCGQTLMVLVFSFAVFKLTCHGSIALVTVLTVLTGLCGMCFGFVVACACDNERSATYMAMGSFLPIVMLCGIIWPVEGMNPVLRYISFILPLTKSTESIRAMLGKGWPISQPAVYDGFISTFLWIIIFLTLSILLIKFKKG; encoded by the exons ATGGACATAGCCGGAGGTGCAGCGGGAACGAACGCTTCGCTTGAACTAAAAACGCGTAGAGCCCAATTTCAACCACAGACATCAACAGTCGCTACGAGACGTAGGCAGGCGATATGCGTTAGAAGGGCCTTCAAAAAATACGGTCCAAAAAAGAATCCGAATGTCATTTTGGACGGGCTAAACATGACTGTGCCAAAGGGTTCGAT CTACGGATTGCTCGGCGCGAGCGGATGTGGAAAGACGACGTTGCTTTCCTGCATCATCGGCAGACGACGGTTAAACTCCGGTGAAATATGGGTCCTGGGCGGTCGTCCTGGCTCCAAGGGATCCGGAGTTCCGGGACCTCGGGTGGGTTACATGCCTCAAGAGTTAGCACTGTACAGCGAATTCTCGATACGAGAAACGTTCATCTTCTTCGGGTGGTGCGCAGGCATGACGACCCAGCAGGTTGACGAGAAGCTCGAATTCCTGCTCAAG ctgcTCCAGCTACCGGGAGAAGATCGTTTCGTAAAGAGCTTGTCGGGAGGCCAGCAGAGGCGAGTCTCGTTCGCAGCGGCGCTGCTTCCAGATCCAGAGTTGCTGATCCTGGACGAGCCGACGGTCGGTGTGGACCCGGTGCTGCGGCAGAGCATCTGGGACCACCTGGTTACCATAACTAGAGACGGGAACAGAACTGTGATAATAACTACTCACTATATAGAGGAGACGAGGCAGGCCAGCATCATCGGTTTAATGAGGGGGGGTAAATTCCTCGCCGAGGAATCGCCCACCAGACTAATGGCCATGCACAGACTCGACACCCTCGAGGAGGTTTTCCTCAAGCTAAGCCGCAAGCAGAACATGGGACTGAGAAGAAGGAGCAGCATCCTTAGCAGCGTCGTCGGTGTTCCTCCTGAAGTG AACATAGACGACGAGATGAGCGGAGAGTTTGGTGACAACGTCAGTATATCGAGCCGACGAAGAAGCATCGCGATAACCCCAACCGACGACGATATG GTTCTCGATCTGCCACCCGAGGAAAAGGGATCGAAATCGTCATTCAAAATGCTGGATCCTTGTCACATGAAAGCTCTGATATGGAAGAACTTTTTATGGATGTGGCGAAATTTCGG CATAATGGCTTTCGTTATCGGATTGCCAGTGGTGCAAATAATTCTGTTTTGCTTATTGATCGGAAAGGATCCGGTCGGACTGAAACTCGCTGTAGTAAACAATGAGCTCAACAATTCATTGGATCCGTGCACGGTTTACGACGGATGTGACATGACGCTACTGAGTTGTCGGTACATGCAGCAtttgaaagagagaaaggtCGTTCTCGTTCCGTACGAAACCGACGAGAAGGCTAAATATGCGTTAAAGAAGGGATGGGCATGGGCGGTGTTGAACTTCCCTTCAAATTACTCCGAGTCTCTTATCGATCGAATCGACCATGGCAGAGACGCCGACGAATGGAGCATCAAGTATTCGGATGTCGATGTTACGATGGACATGTCGA ATCAGCAAATCGGGCAGCTACTTCAAAGGGATCTGCTATACGCTTTTATGGACTTCGCTAAAAATGTTTCGCACGATTGTCACTACAATGAAAAAGCTACCGCCATTCCGATGGAT TTTCGAACGCCAATTTATGGACCCAAGGAACCCAACTTCACGGACTTTGCTGCACCCGGAATTATATTGAC gatcattttcttcctttccgTTGCTTTGACGTCTGGAGCGCTGCTTCTTGAAAGAAACGAAGGTCTAATGGAAAGAAGTTTAGTTTCCG GTATCACCGGTACGGAGATTTTGTTCGGCCAGGTGGTGACCCAGTTCGTTGTTATGTGCGGCCAAACATTGATGGTCCTAGTCTTTTCGTTCGCGGTATTCAAGCTGACATGTCATGGCAGCATCGCTTTGGTGACGGTTCTGACGGTGCTGACGGGGCTCTGTGGAATGTGCTTCG GTTTCGTGGTTGCCTGTGCCTGCGACAACGAACGAAGCGCAACTTACATGGCGATGGGTTCTTTTCTGCCAATCGTCATGCTCTGTGGGATTATTTGGCCAGTCGAGGGGATGAATCCGGTCCTCAGATACATCAGCTTTATCTTGCCGTTGACGAAGAGCACAGAGTCAATCAGGGCGATGCTCGGTAAAGGATGGCCCATATCTCAGCCAGCCGTTTACGACGGTTTCATCTCCACGTTCCTGTGGATAATAATATTCCTCACATTATCGATATTGCTGATTAAGTTCAAGAAGGGTTAA